Proteins encoded in a region of the Quercus lobata isolate SW786 chromosome 8, ValleyOak3.0 Primary Assembly, whole genome shotgun sequence genome:
- the LOC115957123 gene encoding uncharacterized protein LOC115957123, with product MNHFVIRKFLLDDSDEDEIIEELVMEASQPKRRRRSIQRNHLVGHERLFLDYFALTPVYPPTLFRRRFRMKRSLFLRIQSQVEAHDSYFVQKRNSANKLGLSSLQKITAALRMLAYGVSGDLIDEYVRIGETTALESLKKFVTAVIDVFSEEYLRKPNNEDIARLLAHGERRGFPEAVASYDLWIWHAFFGLPGSNNDINVLERSHVFNELAEGRAPTIQYSINGHDYTMGYYLADGIYPKWATFVKTIPAPQRHKYKLFAAAQEAYRKDVERAFGVLQARFAIVRGPARFFHLETLKKIMKACIILHNMIVEDEREDERDDNEVVDLDYEQNDGVDNPPLQMLREQSDEFLSYIERHGRIRDREIHFQLQSDLIEHLWQLQGES from the exons ATGAATCACTTTGTGATTCGCAAGTTCCTTCTTGATGACTCAGATGAAGATGAGATAATCGAAGAACTTGTTATGGAAGCATCACAACCTAAGCGTCGTCGTCGTTCTATCCAACGTAATCATTTGGTAGGCCATGAGAGgctttttcttgattattttgcTCTCACACCAGTATATCCACCTACTTTATTTCGTAGGAGATTTCGAATGAAgcgttctctttttcttcgtaTTCAATCTCAAGTTGAAGCTCATGACTCTTATTttgtccaaaaaagaaatagtgctAACAAACTTGGTTTATCTTCATTGCAAAAGATAACTGCTGCACTTAGAATGCTTGCGTATGGAGTATCGGGTGATTTGATAGATGAATATGTGCGGATTGGAGAAACTACTGCAttagaaagtttgaaaaaatttgttactGCGGTAATTGATGTTTTCTCTGAAGAATACTTGAGAAAGCCAAACAATGAAGACATTGCTAGACTGTTAGCTCACGGCGAACGTCGAGGTTTTCCAG AGGCAGTAGCATCATATGATCTTTGGATATGGCATGCATTTTTTGGATTACCTGGGtcaaataatgatattaatgtgTTAGAGCGATCTCATGTATTTAATGAATTGGCTGAAGGACGTGCTCCTACAATACAGTACTCAATTAATGGTCATGACTACACTATGGGATATTACCTTGCTGATGGTATATATCCAAAGTGGGCAACATTTGTGAAAACAATCCCAGCTCCACAAAGACATAAGTATAAATTATTTGCAGCAGCCCAAGAGGCGTATAGGAAGGATGTTGAGCGTGCATTTGGAGTGCTTCAAGCACGTTTCGCAATTGTCCGTGGACCTGCACGGTTTTTTCATCTTGAAACACTCAAAAAGATCATGAAAGCGTGCATAATTCTCCATAATATGATTGTTGAAGATGAGCGAGAAGATGAGCGGGATGATAATGAAGTGGTAGATTTGGATTATGAACAAAATGATGGAGTGGATAATCCTCCTCTGCAAATGTTACGTGAACAAAGTGATGAATTTTTGTCATACATTGAGAGGCATGGACGCATTAGAGACCGAGAAATCCATTTTCAACTCCAGTCGGACCTTATTGAACATTTATGGCAATTGCAAGGCGAGTCGTAg
- the LOC115957290 gene encoding uncharacterized protein LOC115957290 — MANMPSSSLQLSTPFPLAPSPPKPYASKPSLSFTTRATDPQSEPEPSTDSTSTGSESEPEQDSFENRLSQVRLRYRSGTGKKAELRKGKKPKKSSSSSGSGIFLPPVPLKEPVSGGLKVDFGFSPYSERINGRVAILGLTALVLVEIATGKGVINYHTPSIVLIQVYFVAAVTALYVKYEKEKVSVWPQSPSTSASSSSVKE; from the coding sequence atggCAAACATGCCTTCTTCGTCTTTGCAACTCTCAACTCCATTCCCACTCGCGCCCTCTCCACCCAAACCCTACGCGTCGAAACCTTCCCTCTCCTTCACGACCCGGGCCACCGATCCCCAATCCGAACCGGAACCATCCACCGACTCCACCTCCACCGGATCCGAATCCGAACCCGAACAAGACTCCTTCGAGAACCGCCTCTCGCAGGTCCGACTCCGGTACCGGAGCGGAACCGGAAAGAAAGCGGAGCTCCGAAAGGgcaaaaaacctaaaaaatcatcatcatcctccGGGTCCGGAATATTCCTGCCACCAGTGCCGCTAAAAGAACCGGTATCGGGCGGGTTGAAAGTGGACTTCGGGTTTAGCCCGTATAGCGAGAGGATAAACGGGCGGGTCGCGATTTTAGGGCTAACGGCTTTGGTGTTGGTGGAGATAGCCACAGGTAAAGGAGTGATAAATTATCACACGCCATCGATTGTGCTGATTCAGGTTTATTTTGTGGCGGCGGTTACGGCTTTGTATGTGAAATATGAGAAAGAGAAGGTTAGCGTTTGGCCCCAATCTCCTTCtacttctgcttcttcttcatctgtTAAGGAATGA